From the genome of Triticum aestivum cultivar Chinese Spring chromosome 3B, IWGSC CS RefSeq v2.1, whole genome shotgun sequence, one region includes:
- the LOC123069203 gene encoding inactive TPR repeat-containing thioredoxin TTL3 has protein sequence MSNRPPAPMPDTLSDAFAAAVLLSSNDKPDTLPPGRLSPVSPLPHSSSKHHHHHHTPSSSSGSSGSVSRAPAFASRRSHSGEIPLPSDAPPRGARPGHRRTGSGPLIFTSGSTSSSATSPLTNALPAGNICPTGRLAKPLPSFSAASTPPPPAPPRAIRHDVLGSGTGNYGHGSIIRSRSGGVAPEEDAAVRRAMSSADPEELKRAGNEQYKKGYFEEALRLYDRALALSPDNAACRGNRAAALTGLRRFGDAIKECEEAVRIDPSYGRAHQRLASLHIRLGHLEDAQKHLTLATPQPDLLELHKLQTVEKHLGRCLDSRKVGDWKNVLRECDAAIAAGADSSALLFAARAEALLRLNQLDEADMAISSASKLDYSSSCTSDTKFCGFFANAYLYYAHAQVDIALGRFDHAVSSADKARIIDPRNVEVITMHNNVKAVARARSLGNELFKSGKFSEACMAYGEGLKHHPVNPVLHCNRAACRFKLGQWEKSIEDCNEALMIQPNYTKALLRRAASYGKMERWAESLKDYEVLRKELPGDTEVAEAYFHAQVALKSSRGEEVSNLKFGGEVEAVTGMEQFQMATSLPGVSVVHFMTSSNQQCGKISPFVNALCTKYPSVNFLKVDVNESPAVARAENVRTVPTFKIYKNAIRVKEMICPSQQLLEYSVRHYGT, from the exons ATGTCCAACCGCCCGCCGGCGCCAATGCCGGACACGCTCTCCGacgccttcgccgccgccgtgcTCCTCTCCTCCAACGACAAGCCCGACACGCTCCCGCCGGGTCGCCTCTCGCCCGTCTCCCCGCTCCCGCACTCCTCCtccaagcaccaccaccaccaccacaccccgagctcctcctcggGCTCCTCCGGCTCCGTCTCCCGGGCGCCCGCCTTCGCCTCGCGCCGGAGCCACTCCGGGGAGATCCCGCTCCCCTCCGACGCCCCCCCGCGCGGGGCGCGCCCGGGCCACCGCCGCACTGGCTCCGGCCCCCTCATCTTCACCTCCGGCTCCACCTCCAGCTCAGCCACCTCGCCGCTCACCAACGCGCTCCCCGCCGGGAACATCTGCCCCACCGGCCGCCTCGCCAAGCCGCTGCCTTCCTTCTCCGCGGCCTCCACCCCGCCGCCCCCGGCCCCTCCCCGCGCCATCCGCCACGACGTGCTCGGCTCCGGCACCGGCAACTACGGCCACGGGAGCATCATCCGCTCGCGCAGCGGCGGCGTGGCccccgaggaggacgccgcggtcAGGCGGGCCATGTCCAGCGCCGACCCGGAGGAGCTCAAGAGGGCCGGCAACGAGCAGTACAAGAAGGGCTACTTCGAGGAGGCGCTCAGGCTCTACGACCGCGCGCTCGCCTTGTCCCCGGACAATGCCGCATGCCGGGGCAACCGGGCCGCCGCGCTCACCGGCCTCCGCCGCTTCGGCGACGCCATCAAGGAGTGCGAGGAGGCCGTGCGGATCGATCCGTCGTACGGACGCGCGCACCAACGGCTCGCCTCGCTTCACATAAG GTTGGGACACCTTGAGGATGCTCAGAAGCACCTTACCCTGGCAACCCCACAGCCTGACCTCCTAGAGCTGCACAAATTACAAACAGTGGAAAAGCACCTGGGCAGATGCCTTGATTCACGGAAGGTTGGGGACTGGAAGAATGTGCTGAGGGAATGTGATGCCGCTATCGCGGCTGGAGCTGACTCCTCTGCTCTG CTCTTTGCCGCGAGAGCAGAGGCTCTTCTCCGGCTCAATCAGCTCGATGAGGCTGATATGGCCATCTCCAGTGCTTCCAAGTTGGATTATTCATCTTCCTGCACCTCAGACACCAAATTCTGTGGCTTCTTTGCCAACGCATACCTCTATTACGCACATGCCCAAGTTGACATTGCATTGGGAAG GTTCGATCATGCTGTCTCTTCAGCTGACAAGGCCAGAATAATAGACCCAAGAAATGTCGAAGTGATAACAATGCATAACAATGTGAAAGCTGTAGCAAGAGCACGATCTCTAGGGAATGAGCTATTTAAATCTGGAAAATTTTCAGAAGCTTGCATGGCTTATGGCGAAGGGCTCAAACATCACCCTGTAAATCCGGTCCTTCACTGCAACAGGGCCGCTTGCAGGTTCAAGCTAGGGCAGTGGGAGAAGTCTATTGAGGACTGCAATGAAGCCCTCATGATTCAACCCAATTATACCAAGGCTCTGCTGAGGCGTGCAGCTTCCTATGGCAAG ATGGAGCGATGGGCGGAATCGTTGAAGGATTATGAGGTTCTAAGAAAGGAACTCCCAGGTGACACTGAGGTTGCTGAGGCCTATTTCCATGCTCAGGTTGCCCTCAAGTCATCTCGGGGTGAGGAAGTATCAAACCTGAAGTTTGGAGGAGAGGTTGAAGCAGTTACAGGAATGGAACAATTCCAGATGGCTACTTCCTTGCCAG GTGTTTCGGTCGTCCATTTCATGACTTCTTCGAATCAGCAGTGCGGTAAAATTTCCCCGTTTGTGAATGCACTGTGTACCAAATACCCATCTGTTAATTTCCTCAAG GTGGATGTAAACGAGAGCCCTGCTGTCGCGCGCGCAGAGAATGTGAGGACAGTTCCAACATTCAAAATCTACAAGAATGCCATAAGAGTGAAGGAGATGATCTGCCCCAGCCAACAGCTGCTGGAGTATTCAGTAAGGCATTACGGGACCTAG